A portion of the Streptomyces sp. YPW6 genome contains these proteins:
- a CDS encoding glutamate decarboxylase, producing MALHRGAHPEQDEPSEERRRLALNPFFGEADPTAAMNTAPPRHRLPDGPMPPPTAYRLVHDELMLDGNSRLNLATFVTTWMEPQAGVLMGECRDKNMIDKDEYPRTAELERRCVAMLADLWNAPDPAAAVGCSTTGSSEACMLAGLALKRRWAKRNADRYPATARPNLVMGVNVQVCWEKFCTFWEVEARQVPMEGGRFHLDPQAAAELCDENTIGVVGILGSTFDGSYEPIADLCAALDALQERTGLNIPVHVDGASGAMVAPFLDPELVWDFRLPRVASINTSGHKYGLVYPGVGWALWRTSDELPEELVFRVNYLGGDMPTFALNFSRPGAQVVAQYYTFLRLGRDGYRAVQQASRDVACSLARAVEDLGDFRLLTRGDELPVFAFTTTADVHAYDVFDVSRRLRERGWLVPAYTFPANRQDLSVLRVVCRNGFSSDLAELLVEDLRLALPELRAQKHPVSHDRTAATGFHH from the coding sequence ATGGCGTTGCACCGCGGTGCCCACCCGGAACAGGACGAACCCTCCGAGGAGCGGCGCAGGCTGGCGCTGAATCCGTTCTTCGGCGAGGCGGACCCGACGGCCGCGATGAACACCGCGCCGCCCCGGCACCGGCTGCCCGACGGGCCGATGCCGCCGCCGACGGCGTACCGGCTGGTCCACGACGAGCTGATGCTCGACGGCAACTCCCGGCTCAATCTGGCCACGTTCGTCACCACGTGGATGGAGCCGCAGGCCGGCGTCCTGATGGGTGAGTGCCGGGACAAGAACATGATCGACAAGGACGAGTACCCGCGTACCGCCGAGTTGGAGCGGCGCTGTGTGGCGATGCTCGCCGACCTGTGGAACGCACCCGACCCGGCGGCGGCCGTGGGGTGTTCGACCACCGGGTCGAGCGAGGCGTGCATGCTCGCGGGGCTCGCCCTGAAGCGGCGCTGGGCGAAGCGGAACGCGGACCGCTATCCGGCGACGGCGCGGCCCAATCTGGTGATGGGCGTCAACGTGCAGGTCTGCTGGGAGAAGTTCTGCACCTTCTGGGAGGTGGAGGCCCGGCAGGTCCCGATGGAGGGCGGGCGCTTCCACCTCGACCCGCAGGCCGCCGCCGAGCTGTGCGACGAGAACACCATCGGGGTCGTGGGCATCCTCGGTTCCACCTTCGACGGGTCCTACGAGCCGATCGCCGACCTCTGCGCGGCCCTGGACGCCCTCCAGGAGCGCACCGGACTGAACATCCCGGTCCATGTGGACGGGGCGTCCGGCGCGATGGTGGCGCCCTTCCTCGACCCGGAGCTGGTGTGGGACTTCCGGCTGCCGAGGGTGGCGTCGATCAACACCTCGGGCCACAAGTACGGCCTGGTCTATCCGGGGGTCGGCTGGGCCCTGTGGCGTACGTCGGACGAGCTGCCGGAGGAGCTGGTCTTCCGGGTCAACTACCTGGGCGGCGACATGCCGACCTTCGCGCTGAACTTCTCCCGGCCCGGGGCGCAGGTGGTCGCGCAGTACTACACGTTCCTGCGCCTCGGGCGCGACGGCTACCGGGCGGTCCAGCAGGCCTCCCGGGACGTGGCCTGCTCGCTGGCCCGCGCGGTGGAGGACCTCGGCGACTTCCGACTCCTCACCCGGGGCGATGAGTTGCCGGTGTTCGCCTTCACGACGACCGCGGACGTCCACGCGTACGACGTCTTCGACGTGTCGCGCCGGCTGCGGGAGCGCGGCTGGCTGGTGCCCGCGTACACCTTCCCCGCCAACCGGCAGGACCTGTCGGTGCTGCGGGTGGTGTGCCGCAACGGCTTCTCCTCCGACCTGGCCGAGCTGCTGGTCGAGGACCTGAGGCTGGCCCTGCCCGAACTGCGGGCGCAGAAGCATCCGGTGAGCCATGACCGGACGGCCGCGACGGGGTTCCACCACTGA